The following proteins are co-located in the Paludibaculum fermentans genome:
- a CDS encoding GspE/PulE family protein, with amino-acid sequence MATDVLRSIDPEREAEQARQLALRYRCEFVDLKAAKIDNDLFKSIPVDLMFRYNFVPLEASDGNLAIALADPRHLNLIDELSILLKKKLRVKVATLSQIADLLKKTEQSQRVLEEITEGFALDVVGDDENADETLSIEKLTAQDSEIAPVIKLVDTTIFNALERRASDIHIETRDQEVAIKYRIDGVLHYAMPPIAKDWHSTIISRIKVMSELDIAERRIPQDGRFRVRYKGRLIDFRVSIMPTIHGEDAVLRVLDKESMSEKFAKLSLDVVGFSEADINRFRRFIKEPYGMVLVTGPTGSGKTTTLYAALSEIKNDEDKIITIEDPVEYQLKGITQIPVNDKKGLTFARGLRSILRHDPDKVMVGEIRDQETAQIAINAALTGHLVFTTVHANNVLDVLGRFLNMGVEAYNFVSALNCILAQRLVRVICEHCKKRVQYDDAFLVESGLDPNEWRDVPMYEGNGCFECGGTGFRGRSAIHELLDLSEKIRELILEKRPATEIKRQAKEEGMMFLRESAIQKVKFGVTTLREINKVTFIEG; translated from the coding sequence ATGGCGACAGACGTTCTCAGAAGTATCGATCCCGAACGCGAAGCCGAGCAGGCGCGTCAGCTCGCGCTACGCTACCGCTGCGAATTCGTCGACCTCAAGGCCGCCAAGATCGACAATGATCTCTTCAAGTCGATTCCCGTCGACCTGATGTTCCGCTACAACTTCGTGCCGCTGGAAGCTTCCGACGGCAACCTCGCCATCGCCCTGGCCGACCCGCGCCACCTGAACCTGATCGACGAGCTCTCGATCCTGCTGAAGAAGAAGCTGCGCGTCAAGGTAGCCACCCTTTCCCAAATCGCTGACCTGCTCAAGAAGACGGAACAATCCCAGCGCGTCCTCGAAGAGATCACGGAAGGCTTCGCCCTCGACGTCGTGGGCGACGACGAGAACGCCGACGAGACGCTCTCCATCGAGAAGCTCACGGCCCAGGACAGCGAGATCGCCCCGGTCATCAAGCTGGTGGACACCACCATCTTCAACGCCCTGGAGCGCCGCGCGTCGGACATCCACATCGAGACCCGCGACCAGGAAGTGGCCATCAAATACCGCATTGACGGCGTGCTGCACTACGCCATGCCGCCCATTGCGAAGGACTGGCACAGCACCATCATCAGCCGCATCAAGGTCATGTCTGAGCTCGACATCGCCGAACGCCGCATCCCCCAGGACGGCCGCTTCCGCGTGCGCTACAAGGGCCGCCTGATTGACTTCCGCGTCTCCATCATGCCGACGATCCACGGCGAAGACGCGGTGCTCCGCGTCCTCGACAAGGAGTCGATGAGCGAGAAGTTCGCCAAGCTCAGCCTCGATGTCGTGGGCTTCTCCGAGGCCGACATCAACCGCTTCCGGCGCTTCATCAAGGAGCCTTACGGCATGGTGCTCGTCACCGGCCCTACCGGTTCCGGCAAGACGACCACGCTTTACGCCGCGCTCAGCGAGATCAAGAACGACGAAGACAAGATCATCACCATTGAGGACCCGGTCGAATACCAGCTCAAGGGCATCACGCAGATCCCGGTCAATGACAAGAAGGGCCTCACGTTCGCCCGCGGCCTGCGCAGCATCCTGCGCCACGATCCCGACAAGGTGATGGTGGGCGAAATCCGCGACCAGGAGACCGCCCAGATCGCCATCAACGCCGCCCTCACCGGCCACCTCGTCTTCACCACCGTCCACGCCAACAACGTGCTCGACGTGCTGGGCCGCTTCCTCAACATGGGCGTCGAGGCCTACAACTTCGTCTCCGCCCTGAACTGCATCCTGGCCCAGCGCCTGGTGCGCGTCATTTGCGAGCACTGCAAGAAACGGGTGCAATACGACGACGCCTTCCTGGTGGAGAGCGGCCTGGATCCGAACGAATGGCGCGACGTCCCCATGTATGAGGGCAACGGCTGCTTCGAATGCGGCGGCACCGGCTTCCGCGGCCGCAGCGCCATTCATGAACTGCTGGACCTCAGCGAGAAGATCCGTGAGCTGATCCTGGAGAAGCGTCCCGCCACC